From Phycisphaerae bacterium, a single genomic window includes:
- a CDS encoding VanZ family protein, whose amino-acid sequence MRGCRWTASVAVRRWIFLAYWFTMFAGTHTPRLEIIRPEVFRIPHADKVIHFCMFAGWMSLCWWLLRSPRGRPGRRAVTGAFLAGALYAAFDELTQSLVGRDTSFGDFLADIAGMLAALWVLEAWHRRQTSRKTA is encoded by the coding sequence ATGCGCGGTTGCAGATGGACCGCAAGTGTCGCTGTGCGTCGCTGGATCTTCCTGGCGTATTGGTTCACCATGTTTGCCGGGACCCACACGCCGCGCCTTGAGATCATCAGACCCGAGGTGTTCCGCATTCCACATGCCGACAAAGTGATACATTTTTGCATGTTCGCCGGTTGGATGTCGCTGTGTTGGTGGCTGCTGCGGTCGCCGCGGGGCAGGCCCGGCCGCAGGGCCGTCACGGGCGCGTTCTTGGCAGGCGCCCTTTACGCCGCTTTTGACGAGCTGACGCAATCGTTGGTCGGACGTGACACTTCATTTGGCGATTTCCTCGCGGACATCGCCGGAATGCTGGCGGCCCTCTGGGTGCTGGAAGCCTGGCATCGCCGCCAAACCTCTCGCAAGACGGCCTGA